TCCCGGGCCCCGAGCAGGATTTCTCATCCCTGGGCCGGACGCTCTCCCGGATGGAGcgaggggcagagccgggggtccCGGGTCCCCGGGGCGCTGAGGAGACCCCGAGAGacgcctgcacaggtgaggagtcgCTTAAaccaggagtgggtggatcggcttatgtggctgcatcttgcaggaggtcagactagatgatcataatggtcccttctgatcttgaattctatgattctatgaaaccggCTCAgaaatcccccccctcccccccggcttcctggggcctttaaatcctggGCAGTAACAGAAGGGGCTTTACGGGCCCCCGCGCGTGTCCTGGTTTCACAACctccattttgtgtgtgttcctGGCTACTTAGAGTCTGTCTGTCCCTGGAGGCCTGTCGGTCTGTCTGCCCAGAGACCTCTgtccctgtctgtctgtccctgtcGGTGTGTCTGTCCATACACCTCTgtcctgtctgtgtgtctgtccctgtcggtctgtctgtccctgtcagtcagtctgtctgtctgtccagagACCTCTgtcctgtctgtgtgtctgtccctggATGCTGTTTTCAGGCCTAGAAGCGctgggatcaggccccacagccagcccgggCTGGGTCCTGACTACACCCCCGCGTCCGTctgtccctctgccccccagccccggggctgcCTCGGCTGCTGCTCAGAGCTTGCCCAGCCGCAGCCGAGAGACGCCAGCCTGCCGGCCGCTCTGAATCCGACCGCTCGCTCTCTTTGCCCCCTTGGGAGgcgctgagcagcagcagaggccccGGGTCCAtgtctgcaggctcaggaaggcaGCACAGCGAGCTGGCTCAGACACTAGCGGTGGAATCCTGGGGGGGTTCCTGGCTCCGGATCCTCCCCGACCGGGCCCCGATTCCCCACGGCGAGGGGATAATTCCTGCGTTGAGCTCTCTGGTTTGTTCCCTTTTCCGAGCAGGGACGGCTCGGGTCTGAATCCCTCTCTCTGTCCCACGGGGTCCGGGGGGTTCACAGACAGACCTGGGACCGAGCCGAGAGCTTCGCTTCACCAAAGAAGGGaaaccccccatctcccctgggAACCCGCGAACTAGGGAGAAAACGACAGCACAGGAGGGAGTAAATGAGAGGACGGGACGTGGAGGCTGTGCCGAGCGCAcggcaggggcagtcagtgccGGGTTACCCTGCGGCTGTGCGAGACCCCCCCCGTCAGAGTGAAAATACAGCTCAGCGGTTACTAAAccctgcgggggcggggggggatgtTCCGCCCCGCAAGAACACTGACCGAGATCCTTTCCCCGCAGGCGATGGGCCGGCCAGCGAGGCCGAGGAGGGGGATCCCCAGCCAGCGGGGCCACACGGGATGGTACCGGGACGACCCCAGGAGAGtgatctgcccagcccaggtgcctgcaagcgccggcgggaaaaccctgctggggagagagacgcgGACCCGGCTCCCCGCGGGGCAGGCGATGAGGGGCTGAACGAATCCACGATCCGGGCGGCGGGGacaccccacagctctgccccggctccctgcagctctgccctggTGCTGAACGAATCCATGATCCGGGCGGCGGGGacgccccacagctctgccctggctccccgcggggctggcgaggggctgaACGAATCCACAATCCAGCCGGTGGGGACACCCCGCAGCTCTGCCCCGGCTCCCCGCAGCTCTGCCCTGGCGCTGAATGAATCCACGATCCAGCCGGTGGGGacgccccacagctctgccccggCTCCCCGCGGGGCCGGCGAGGGGCTGAACGAATCCACGATCCGGCCGGCAGGGacgccccacagctctgccctggcTCCCCACGGGGCCGGCGAGGGGCTGATCGAATCCACGATCCGGCCGGCAGGGACGCCCCACAGCTGTGCCCCAGCGCCCCAGCCGGGGATCGGCGCCCCAGCGAGACCGGCCGGGCCCCCGGCCCCCGGGCGGCAGTACGCCTGTCCCGAGTGCGGCCGGGCCTTCGGGCAGAGCTCCCACCTGACGCAGCACCTGCGGatccacacgggcgagcggcCCTACGTCTGCCCCGACTGCGGCCGGGCCTTCAGCGCCAGCTCCAACTTCCTGGCGCACCGGCGCACCCACACGGGCGAGAAGCCCTACGACTGCTCCGTGTGCGGGCGCAGCTCGCGCCAGCTCCACCCTGCAGCGGCACCGGCGCCTGCACGCGGCGCGCCCCTACCGCTGCGGGCACTGCGGCCGCGCCTTCTCCCAGAGCTCCTCGCTGGCCAAGCACCGGCGCCTGCACACGGGCGAGCGCCCCTACCGCTGCGGCCAGTGCGGGGAGGCCTTCGCCGTGCAGTCGGGGCTGGCCGCCCACCGGAGCCGGCACACGGCGGCGCCCGCCGCCTGCCCGACTGCGGCAAGGGCTTCCGGCGCAGCTCCGACCTGGTGCAGCACCAGCGCgcccacaccggggagcggcccttCCGCTGCGGCCAGTGCGGCGCCGGCTTCAACCTGGCCTCCACCCTGGTCAACCACCAGCGCAgccacaccggggagcggccctacCGCTGCCAGCGCTGCGGGGCCAGCTTCGCCCGCAGCTCCACCCTGGCACGCCACCGGCGGAGCCACGGGCCCGAGGGCTCCGGGCGGCAGGAGGCAGAGCCCGGCCCCCAGAATcagggctcctgccccctgccccagcagggcCCCCTGGGTCACAGCTCAGAGCTCCTCTCTGGCCAGGACACCCTCACCCAGCAGGGCCCCCTGCGTCACGGGTCAGCTCCTGCCCCCCGGCAGCCCCCCACGGGTCAcaggtcagagcctgccccccgggAACCCCCCACGGGTCATGGGTCAGCTCCTGCCCCCCGGCAGCCCCCCACGGGTCACGAGTCAGATCCTGCCCCCCCGGACCCCCCCCCGGGTCATgggtcagagcctgccccccggcAGCCCCCAACGGGTCACGAGTCAGATCCTGGCCCCCAGGAACCCCCCACGGGTCATgggtcagagcctgccccccggcAGCCCCCCACGGGTCACGAGTCAGATTCTGCCCCCCAGGAACCCCCCACGGGTCATgggtcagagcctgccccccggcAGCCCCCAACGGGTCACGAGTCAGATCCTGCCCCCCAGGAACCCCCCACGGGTCATgggtcagagcctgccccccggcAGCCCCCAGCGGGTCAGgggtcagagcctgccccccatcAGGGTCCCCTGAGCCAGGGCCCCATGGGTCACAGGTCAGATCCTGCCCCGCAGCAGAACCCCCTGAGTCAGGGCACCATAGATCAGGGCCCGGCCCCCCAGCCGGGCACTCTGGGTCAGgggtcagagcctgccccccaggaGGCCCCCCCGGCtcggccccccaccccccagccgggCGAGCGCCCCTACCCGTGCCTGGTGTGCGGGAAGCGGTTCTCCCGCAGCTCCAACCtggtggcccaccagcggatCCACGCGGGCGACAAGCCCTTCCGGTGCCCGGAGTGCGGGCGCGGCTTCCTGCGCGGCTCCAACCTGCGGACGCACCGGCGCCTGCACACGGGCGAgcgcccctacccctgccccgaGTGTGGCAAGCGCTTCGGCGACACCTCCGTGCTGGTCAagcaccagcgcatccacacgggcgagcgccCGCACCGCTGCCCCGACTGCCCCCGCCGCTTCAGCCAGGCCTCGGACCTGGTGGCCCACCGGCGGGTGCACACGGGCGAGAAGCCCTACGTCTGCGCCGAGTGCGGGCGCGGCTTCAGCCGCAGCTCCAACCTGCTGACGCACCGGCGGCTGCACCGCGGCGAgcgcccctacccctgcccccagtgcggcAAGAGCTTCGGCCAGAGCTCCGacctgctgcagcaccagcgcacccacacggGCGAGCGCCCCTTCGCCTGCGCCCAGTGCGGCAAGGCCTTCAGCAAGGGCTCCACCCTCACCGggcaccagcgcatccacacgggcgagcggcCCTTCGCCTGCCCTGCCTGCTGCAAGCGCTTCCGGCACAGCTCCCACCTGACGGCCCACCTGCGGGTGCACGCGCGGGCGCGGCCGCTGTGAGCTGGAGCCCcgccctgcccggccctgccccctggccctgcccccccgctcccacctGCGGGTGCACGCCCCGGAGCGGCCGCTGTAAGCCggagcccccggccctgcccccggctctgcccccggccctgccccccggcGCCCACCTGCGGGTGCATGCGCGGGCGCGGCCGCTGTGAGCCGGAgaccccggctctgccccctcgccctgccccccggctctgccccggcTCCCACCTGCGGGTGCACGCCCGGAGCGGCCGCTGTGAGCCggagcccctggctctgccccggctCCCACCTGCGGGTGCACGCCCCAGCGCGGCCGCTGTGAGCtggagccccccagccctgccccccggctcCCACCTGCGGGTGCATGCGCGGGCGCGGCCGCTGTGAGCCGGAgaccccggctctgccccccggccctgccccccggctCCCACCTGCGGGTGCACGCGCGGGCGCGGCCGCTGTGAGCTGGagaccccggccctgccccccagccctgccccccggctcCCACCTGCGGGTGCAAACCCGGGCGCGGCCGCTGTGAGCcgagccccggccctgccccctggccctgccccccggctCCCACCAGTGGGTGCAAACCCGGGCGCGGCCGCTGTGAGCcagagcccccggctctgcccccggctctgcccccggctgcaaagggagtgggggctggtggggtaaAGCTGGGGGGGGCAGACAGCCTGGACCCGGTGCTatgaggggcggggctgccctgagtgtgcagagccCAAACCCGGTGCtgcgaggggagggggggagctgccctgagTGCGACAGACGCAGTgacgctgcctgagtctgcacagAGCCTGAGCctgtcgctgggggggggggaactcctGCCCCCCTGCTTGGCAGCAGGAACGTGGCTTTCCCTGTTCCCCTGGGGTGCCGCGGGGGGGCCCGGGGCGTGGGGCTCAGCGCTCGGCTGTGCTGAAGGGTCGCAGGGAGCGGCTGAGTGCGCAGGCCCCTGGGTGGCGATTCGCACCCAGCCCCACGGCAGCACGTTCCCCACCAGGGAGTCTGCGCAAAGGGGGGTTTCcagcggggaggggggattctgTTGATTTTCCCCCTTGTGTAAATAAATGTGATGTGCAGAATTCAGCTCCGGAGTCGGGCTCCTGACTGGTGAACATGGAGCCTGCCGGGGCAGGGAAcgggacacggggcctgtcccctggggggcgccggctccagggcagggactggctggctcaggggggcgggaatggggcaggggcctggcccctctgggggtCGCTGGCTCTGATCCGGCCccggggcggggaatggggccaGGGCCTGTCCCCTCGGGGGGTCGCTGGCTCTGATCCGGCCccggggcggggaatggggccagggcctgtcccctctgggggtcGCTGGCTCTGATccggccatggggcaggggcctgtcccctcggGGGGTCGCTGGCtctgatccggccccagggcagggaatggggccagggcctgtcccctctggggtgcCGGTTCTGCGACTCCACCAGCCCCTGGGGCTTTGCTGCCGGGGGTTGTTTCCCCGCCGAGCCCTGGCGCTGGGGGAGGCACCGACACGGGTGACGATTACAACGGTTCTTTATGATCATATTGCAGCAGTGGCCCGGCCTCGGGTGCTCGGCGCTGCACGGCCAGCGAGGGAAAGGGGCCATTTCCCACGGCCCTTCGCTCCCTGCCTTGGCGTgcggccctgggtggggggcgcggggggggacAGTGAaccgggggctggggcagaaatcAATTGACAATCAGTGGGGCCCCCAGGTTCTCAAGGGCCAGGCGACGTTTCCGACTCAGTTCACGTGTCCAGCCTTGGGTGGccaggaacccaggcgtccgggtggAAAATCCGGCCTGGGGGGAAAACaagggaatgagagaaggggccgggggggggggggagggaaaaccTGCTGGGGTCGGTAAAGGCATTAGCTGGGGGTCACCCCCCCCGAAACCTCCctggggggcgggcggggcggacGGGGAGCTGGGGAAGTCAGGGCTGCAGTACCCGCTGTGGCCACGGGGGGCGGACCTGCTCCCCCAGAAATCCCCAGGTGCGGAGCGGGGACtgtgatggggggcggggggcgctgcACTTACCAGACCCATGGGATCAGCTGTCTTCGGGCACCTCTTCctctgggggaggagaaggggggcaggTAACTcagtgcctgggggtggggggtgcatcTCCACCAGACCGGGGTCAAGGGGGtttgcggggtggggggatgcCCCAAGGGGGAAGGGGCCACGGGGGCTCCCAGGGCATGTCTCCCATGGGaagggggtgcatgggggtggggcagggaagtcCTGGGGTGGAGCCCCAGGGGGAGGGGGCCCCAGCAGGTGTAGCCCcaacagggagggggcagggggctcccggAGGGGGTATCCCTGTGGGGGGGGCATATccccctggggaggggcaggggggaggccccgggggcagggcggggggctcccgGAGGGGGTATCCCTGTGGGGGGGAGACCCCGGGGGCAtatcccccccaggaccccactccctgTCTGAGGGGGGCGCCGGGGGGTCTCTCACCTGAGGCCAGGCCCAGTCGGGACTGTCCCAGCTTCCAGCGAGCTGCAGCGACACAAGCGGTGGGGGGGGTCAGGAGACGAGTTGTGCCCGTTCTCAGCCCAGCTgcgccccccgcccgcccggccccactCTTACCTCGCCTCCTGCACAGCAGCAGCGCCCCCGCCAGGCCGGCCaggccccccagcacccccagagtCGCCCTGGCCACGGTCCAGGGGGAGACGCCCCCTCCGTA
This genomic stretch from Mauremys reevesii isolate NIE-2019 unplaced genomic scaffold, ASM1616193v1 Contig8, whole genome shotgun sequence harbors:
- the LOC120394822 gene encoding endothelial zinc finger protein induced by tumor necrosis factor alpha-like produces the protein MIRAAGTPHSSALAPRGAGEGLNESTIQPVGTPRSSAPAPRSSALALNESTIQPVGTPHSSAPAPRGAGEGLNESTIRPAGTPHSSALAPHGAGEGLIESTIRPAGTPHSCAPAPQPGIGAPARPAGPPAPGRQYACPECGRAFGQSSHLTQHLRIHTGERPYVCPDCGRAFSASSNFLAHRRTHTGEKPYDCSVCGRSSRQLHPAAAPAPARGAPLPLRALRPRLLPELLAGQAPAPAHGRAPLPLRPVRGGLRRAVGAGRPPEPAHGGARRLPDCGKGFRRSSDLVQHQRAHTGERPFRCGQCGAGFNLASTLVNHQRSHTGERPYRCQRCGASFARSSTLARHRRSHGPEGSGRQEAEPGPQNQGSCPLPQQGPLGHSSELLSGQDTLTQQGPLRHGSAPAPRQPPTGHRSEPAPREPPTGHGSAPAPRQPPTGHESDPAPPDPPPGHGSEPAPRQPPTGHESDPGPQEPPTGHGSEPAPRQPPTGHESDSAPQEPPTGHGSEPAPRQPPTGHESDPAPQEPPTGHGSEPAPRQPPAGQGSEPAPHQGPLSQGPMGHRSDPAPQQNPLSQGTIDQGPAPQPGTLGQGSEPAPQEAPPARPPTPQPGERPYPCLVCGKRFSRSSNLVAHQRIHAGDKPFRCPECGRGFLRGSNLRTHRRLHTGERPYPCPECGKRFGDTSVLVKHQRIHTGERPHRCPDCPRRFSQASDLVAHRRVHTGEKPYVCAECGRGFSRSSNLLTHRRLHRGERPYPCPQCGKSFGQSSDLLQHQRTHTGERPFACAQCGKAFSKGSTLTGHQRIHTGERPFACPACCKRFRHSSHLTAHLRVHARARPL